The Fimbriimonadia bacterium genome contains the following window.
CGGTTGGCTTCCAGCAGCTCGTCGGCTAGCTTAGGCAGGTTGCGAAACTCCACTTGGCCGCACAGCGGGTCCACGTACATGGCGTCCAGCATCTTCTTCCGGCTGCCTTCGAGCGCGGCCTGCACGGTCAGCTCCTGCGCCTCGATGTGGTTGCGTACGATGGCCCCGACCGGCTCCGGCAACGGCCCAACGTGCAGCGGGTGCAGTCCCTCCGCCGACACCTCGGAGATCGATTCCACTACTACCTCCGCGGGCACGTTGTCAATCTGTCCCCGGTTGGGGAGATTCATGTTGAAGCGCGCTTTGCCACCAGTCAGCACGGTCTCGATGATGTCCGCGGTCTGCTCGGAGCTGCGCATCCACGGCACCTCCTCTTCGCCGGCCACCCAGCGGCGCACCCGCTCGGTCGCCTTGGCCTTCAGTTCGAACCGCTCGCGCATGGTGGTCTTGCGCACGCCGTAGTCCTGGCCGAAGCGGTTGTGTGCGTTGCAGAAGCCCGGGAAAAACTCGATGAGGTGCCGATCGCCCGCCATGGGCATGTGGCGAAAGGCACGGCACATCTCCAGCTTCGCCTCCTTGTTGTTACCCCACGAGGACTTCGTCTCCGCCTTCGACGGGTCGTTCCCGGGGTACCACGCCTCGTGCGTGTCGGCGAAGGCACGCAGATCGTCGTACCGGTCTCGACCGTCCGCGAACAGGCGAGTAATCCAGATGAAGTGGTTGAGCCCGGCGACTTGCAGGTCGAAGGTCTGGCGGATGTAATCGAGAGTGCGCTGCTCCTCTGGCTTGGGCACTCCTAGGATGTCTCCAACGAAACGGATTTCCCCCTCCAGCTCGTGGCACAGGCCGACCACCTTCACGGTCTTCACTCCCAGGTTCAAGGCCCGCGTGACGCACGACATCGGGTTGGTGACATTCAGAATCCATGTGCCCGGCGCATGCTTCTCGACAGCCTGCGCGACCTCGTTGGCTACCGGGCAGGTGCGCATGGCCGCCGAAATGGCGCACGGCCCCACCGTCATCGAGACGGGCTGCCGTACGCCGTAGGCGATTGGCACCTCCAGATCGTAGTAGTACGCCGAGAGGGACCCGGGTGAGAAGGTGCAGAGCGTGAAGTCTGCGCCCGCCACCGCCTCGTCCAGCGAGCCGACAGGAACCAATCGGAACTCCTTGCCGGAGATGCGGTTGTACAGTGGTTCCAGCGAGGCGATCAGTTGTAGCGCGGGCTCGTCGGGGTCGAGCAGGCGGAATTCGCCTCCTTCGAGGCAGGCAATGTGGTAGATGTCACGGATGAGCGTGGGGCACCAGTTGACGCTCCCGCCTCCTACGATGGCGAAGTTCTTCTTCATGCCTTGGGGCTACGCCACCGGAAAGTGCGTTCCTCCCGAGCCAGCGTGGCTTCGGTGGTTTCGGCGTCCCGCCGATGGTGCGACCACATGCCCATCAGCCGGTGGCTCCATCCCAAGGGACGCCAAGACATCGGGAGTGCCCAAAGGAAGGAAGACTCCGCGGCGCGGGGAAGAGGGTCGCATGGCTTGCCGAATCAGAACCCTCATGAAGCGGGCGTTGCCGCTTCTCGCGATCGCCCTCGTGTGCTCGTCCCTCGCACAGACCACGCGCCTCCAGTACCCGCCCGCCCCCACGTCGGACCACGTGGACGTTTTGCACGGCGTCCGCGTGCCCGACCCCTACCGGCCGCTAGAAGATATGGAGTCGCCGACTACCAAGGCGTGGATAGAGGCGCAGAACCGTCTCACTCGATCTTTCCTGGACCAAGTGCCGGAGCGCGACCGCATCCTGGCACGTCTCACATCGTTACTCAAGTACGAGCGGTATGGTGTTCCATGGAAGGAGGGTGGTCGGTACTTCTACACACGCAACGACGGCTTGCAGAACCAGAGTGTGCTGCTGGTATCAGACAGCTTGAAGGCGTCGCCACGAGTGCTGCTCGATCCTAACAGCATGTCGGAGGGAGGGGTGGATCGCATGGGTGGCTATTCCGTCACCCGCGACGGCAAATACCTCGCCTACAATCGCTCGCGCGCAGGTTCCGACTGGATCGAATGGCGCGTGCGAGACGTGGACACGGGGAAAGACCTTCCGGACGTAATCGAGTGGAGCAAGTTTTCGGGTGCATCGTGGCGTCGCGACGGCAAAGGGTTCTACTACAGCCGCTACGACGAGCCGAAGCCCGGCGAGGAGATGAGCGGCACGAACTACTACCAGAAGGTGTACTTCCACCTACTCGGAACTCCCCAGAGTGCAGACAAGCTCATCTACCACATCCCTGAGCATAAAGACTGGGGTGTGGGGGGAGACGTAACTGACGATGGTAGGTATCTGATCCTGGGAGTGTCGCTAGGTGGCCGGCTGGAGAATCACGTCTACTACAGAGACATGAACGACGGCAAAGTGGTGAAGTTGCTAGCCGACGGCGACGCTCGGTACTGGTTCGTCGGAAACGATGGACCGGTCTTCTGGTTCCAAACCGATCTCGGGGCCCCTAACATGCGCGTGATTGCCGTCGACATCCGCAGACCGGAGCGTAAGAACTGGAAGACTATCATCGCCGAACGCAACGAGCCGCTACGTAGCGTCAGCGTAGTGGGCAATCGTTTCTTCGCCACCTATCTGCGCGATACGATTACGGTGGTACGTATGTACTCGCTGAGAGGACGGTTCCTCGGAGAAGTCGTGCTCCCCGGTCAGGGTGCGGTAGGCGGGTTCGGAGGCCGACGCGAATATACCGAGACCTTCTACACATACACCGACAATAAGACACCTACCGTGGTGTACCGGTATGACATCCGCACGGGCAAGAGTACGGTTTTCCGAAAACCGAAACTGGACTTCGATCCCGATGCCTATGAGTCGAAGCTCGTGTTCTACCGAAGCAAAGACGGCACACGCATCCCTATGTACATCACTCATAAGAAGGGCATCAAGCTGGATGGGTCCAATCCTACTCTGCTAAGCGGGTATGGGGGGTTCAATGCGGCCATCAGCCCCGGATTCTCGGTAGGCAAACTGGTATGGATGGAAATGGGTGGAGTGTTCGCAAACCCGGGCATTCGTGGGGGCGGCGAGTACGGAAAGAAGTGGCACGACGCGGGTCGCAAGCTGAACAAGCAGAACTGTTTCGACGACTTCATCGCTGCGGCGGAGTGGTTGATCGCGCAGGGCTACACCAGCACGCCGAAGTTGGCCATCGCTGGTGGTAGCAACGGCGGATTGCTAGTGGGTGCCTGTATGACACAACGGCCCGACCTGTTCGGTGCATGTTTGCCGGGGGTCGGGGTGCTCGACATGCTGCGCTTTCACAAGTTCACCATAGGGTGGGCATGGGTTTCCGACTACGGCTCGCCGGACGATCCGAAGGAGTTCCGCGCGCTCTATGCGTATTCCCCTTACCACAACGTGCGGAAGGGGGTCGCCTATCCCCCGACGCTAGTAACCACTGGCGAGCGTGACGATCGCGTAGTGCCTTTGCACAGCTTCAAGTTCGCGGCTGCGCTGCAGGCGGCTCAAGCCGGAGAGGCGCCGATCCTGCTGCGGGTCGAGACTCAGTCGGGGCACGGAAGCAGTAATCTGACGAAGTACCTGGAGTCTCAGGCAGACGAGTACGCGTTTCTGATTCGCGTACTAGGTATGAAGGTGCAGGGGCCGGTAGGAGGCTTGCGGTAAGTGATTGCGATGCCTCCACCGCAGGGATGGTGGAGGCATCGCGGATACGACTAAGGCTCGCCGACGCTGCCAAAGGAGGTCAGCACCAGATTCAGGTCACCCAGATCCACAGTGCCGCTTCCGTCAACGTCTACATGGGGCACCACGCGGCCGTAGTTAATCAGTACTAACTGCAGGTCCAGCAAGTCCACCGCACCGTCGTCGTTCGCGTCACCGCCGAAGAGCGACACGTTCAGCCCAGTGATGTCGGATGTCACCGTCAGGGGCAGCGTCTTGCCCAACCACGGCGCACCGCCGGCCCACAGCGTCCAGGTGCCCTCGGGCACCGGGCTCAAGAGGAACTCGCCGTTCGGTCCGGGCGTCACCCATCGCCCACACATCACCTCGCCGGTGGCACTGTGTCGAACCTCCATGCGTATTCGCGTACGGCTCGGGTCGGTGTAGGGTCCGAGCGAGAATGTCCCTCGAACCGTCTCGAACCCACTGTAACCGATGGGCTGCGTCATGGCGGTGACGCCACTGGGAGCCTGCCCTTCGATGTCCGCGAGCCGGCCGTAATACCCCCATTCGCCACCCGTGTTCTCCACTTTGATCAATAGGTGATTCCAGCCTTCTCCTAAGAATAGGCCGGTGGAGTCGCTGTTAGCACTGGCGCCGCGATTCACCTTTCTGTCACGTAGCAACTCGTTGTTCAGCCACAGGCGAAAGCCATCATCGGTGCCAGTCCACAGCCGCACCAGTTGGTCCTCGGTCGAGTGCAGGTAAAGTCCACCGTAAGCGACTCGGTTCCCTGTTCCATAGCGAGCGCGCAGGTTGATGTAGTCGCTGGAAGATGTGATGACCGACCAAGTACGGCCCCCGGCGCTGTCGCCGTACCATGGATTCGCTGTCGCCTCGTCTATCCAGTCAATCCGCAGCCCATCTTGTCCCGACGTGAATGTAAAGGACCCGAGCGTCAACCACTGCCGTTCGTGATTCGACTGGACGGGGTCCACCAGGTCTACTCCCGCATACGTGATGTTATCACCGTGGTACACCAGGCAGTGGTAGTAATAGTCCATGCTGGTTAGGCTCGTCGTGTCCCATTCCGGATCATTGTCGGTGTGAGGATGCGGAACGAAGGTGTCGGTCCGATCGGCTACGGTCCATGCGAAGGAGTGCATCCACTCGTGCAGCATAACCTCGTGGTGCGGATACTGCGGTCCGAGGTAGATAATCTGTGTCATCGCAGCCCCACCGACAAGAAAGTTGGGCCACCACGCGAGCCCCCACGCAGGGAAAGGCACCTTCTCCCAGCGGAAGTGCATCATAATGGAGTCCCACTTGCCGGCACCGGTCCACTGCTGATACAGCGGGAGTGCGCGGTTTGCGTCTATCACGTAGGAGCCTGGGCCGTCGCTCAGATGCGATTGCGTGAGCGGCGTCTCGATGACCTCTACCTGATCGCGGAACTTCATCTGATAGTGCAGGAAGCGCGGCCCGTAGATCATGAAGAAGCGCCACTGCAATAGCACGTCGTCCACATAGTTCTGAGGCATCGTGTACGTCTCGTGACCTGGGTTGCCATTGCCGTCCACGTAGTCGGCGTCAATCGAACGGAAAAGCAGCATCAGCACGTCCCAAGTGTTCGCCTCTCCCCAAGTCACGCAGAAGTCCTCTAGCACCGGCGTGTGCTTTCTGTCGGGTGAGCTGCCCAGCCTGGCACGTACTTGTATCCACCCGTCACCATTGTGCGCAGGGTTGATCGGGGCCTGACCCATCAGCAGGTCGTCCGCCTCGTACCAGTCGTCGGCGGACGTAGGTCCGAGCCATGTCGCCGAGCCGAGTTCTGCGTAGGTGCCTGCAGACCGCATCTGGAACTTCAGGCTGGTAGGCGCATCCCCGAACACTACGGACGCCTGGGGCCACCATGGCATTCGAGCCTTCGCCCAATACAACGTGTCGAAGTCCTTTGCTATCGGCAGCCGATGCGCGGGCGAGACGTAGTCAGCATATTCGGGGTACTCGGCGCCGAACACGCGAACGTCGTCCACCCACATCTGTGGCCCGGGGCCCGGAGTGCTGTTCGAAAGGTAGAGGCTGGTGACCCTGGCAGTCGGGTAGCCCCTCATCGAGAGAAGCGAGCCAATGTCTAGGCGAAGACGGTGCCAACGGGAGTCATACATCGGTGCGCCGTCCTCTCCTCGATCACGAATGTCGAAGAGATTGAGCGTGTACGTGACCATCCCAACCTTGACCTTGGCAACCAGCGTGTAGCCGGGGAACCCCCACTCTGCCTTGTAGTACATCTCGAACTCGGGATGCTCCTGCGGATCATACTCCTGGTTGCACAGCACGATGGTGCCGCTGCCCGAGCTAAAGGAGTACACGCGTGCTGCCCCCAAGCCGTGGTAGCCATCCACGGGGTCATGGGCCACTCGGAAGGCACCGGTGGCAGTCATCCCTTGTAAGCCATCCGCAAAATCCCGGTTCAGAAAGGTCTGGGTGCTGAGCGGCGCCAGGCGCAGCGTGCCGGGGTCCTCGGTCGCGTCGAGACCAGACCCGGGACTGCGGAAATCAGACCGCTCGCCGTGAAGCCAGCCTCGGTCCGGATGCACCGTGATCCTCGCAGGGAAGGGGAACGAATCGGACTGGATGCCGGGCCCGCCGCGCCCCGACTTGCCTGCGGAGAGCAGATCGGCGAGTGTGTCCACTACGGTCGGCGGGGGTTGCGGTTGCGCTCCAGCGATGCACGAGGCCGCGAAGAGGGGAAGAACGAGCAAGATTGTACGCGTGTTCATCACGCATCCCATTGTATCCGAGGTTCGGCCGGATCACTCGCCCGAAGGCTATTTCAGCACGAGTACGGCGACCCGTTGCGAGCGCCGCTCGAAGCGGGGATACCTGTTTACGACCCGCGCGATCTCCTCCGGCCCGTCCTCTACGACGAGGCACCCGTCGGTCGACAGCACACGTGACAGCTCTAACAGAGCCTCAGAACCCGACCCCCCGTCCAACAGGTCAGAGGCCCGAGATCGGACGACGTGCAGGCGCCCCGTGGGCAGCGAGACCTGACTCGGTGTGCCGAGGGCAGCACGAAGGGCGTCCGACTCGTGATCCATCATGCGGCGGTAGACCCTTCGAAGTGCAGCCAGGTCTGGCAAAAGCCCGAACGCAGATGCGGCCAAGCCGGCGAACTGCTCCGCCGCCTCCACGCCTCGCGTATCCAACAATGCGATGCCTTGGACGTCCAGCACTTCGGGCAACTCCGAGGTCGGCGGCTGACCATACGACTTGTGCTCTTCGCGGGCAGCGACGGCGTATCGAGTCTGGCGCAGCAGATCCGGCCCGTACAACTCGGTGACCAGTCGCTGTGCTGCTGCGGCCTCCTCCAGGGTGGGCTTCTCGTATACGACGAGAGAGCCTAGTCGCGCTTTTAGTTCCTCGGGTGCGTTGGTGGTAAGGCGATTGGCGACCGTAAGGGGCGCATGGCTGATGGCCGCGGCCCAGGTGCGGAGGCCGATCCGATACTCCTCCGGCAACCGATGCTGCTTGCCAAGGTCCTGCCACAAGACCTCACGGATGAACACCGGATCGAGCCATCCGAAGTCCTCGAAGGAAACAGCAGGTTCCGAACCCTCCATAGTCTCACCCCATCCGTTGGCCAACATGCCTGTGATGTCGAGCGCCCGACGCCGGCGTAAGGTCCACCCTCCATGTGCTCGCTACCAGTCTACCTGGTCCTCGCCGTACCTGGCGAAAGCGTGAGCGCCCCTCGAGAGTTACTGAGGAACGCTGCAAGGCATGCGCAGCACGCAGTTCACGCCATGGATGCGTTGGATGCGAGCGCAACTTCTGGTGTGACGTATGGGTAACCGAACTGCTCCGCAATCGAGGCCAACGTCACCTTGCCGCCTGCCACGTTGAGACCCTTTGCGAGTGCGGGGTTCTCCAGCAGCGCCTTCGGATAGCCCTTGTCGGCAAGCTGAATAACGTACGGAGTGGTAGCGTTCGTCAGCGCGTAGGTGGATGTCTCCGCAACGGCCCCAGGCATGTTGGCCACACAGTAGTGCACGACGCCGTCCACCACGTAGGTGGGATTGGAGTGTGTCGTCGGACGTGTCGTCTCTGCCATGCCGCCTTGGTCCACGCATACATCCACTAACAGCGATCCTGGTCGCATCAGTTTCAACATGTCACGTGACAGCAGCACCGGCGTGCGCGTGCCTGTTAGGTACACGGCACCGATCAGCAGGTCGGTCTCTGGCAGCAGTTTTCGGATTGCTTGGGGGGTCGAGTAGATGGTGGAAACGTTATGCCCCATCACATCGTCGAGGTAGCGCAGCCTCGGCAGATCCACATCCAAGATATACACGTTCGCGCCGAATCCCGCAGCTACCTTGGCGGAGTTGATACCTACCACTCCGCCGCCGATGATGGTCACGGTGGCAGGCTTCACGCCTGGCACGCCGCTCAGCAACACACCGCGCCCACCGAACGGGCGCTCGAGATACTTGGCTCCGGCCTGCACTGCCAAGCGACCGGCTACTTCGCTCATCGGGATCAGCAGCGGAAGGTCGCCGTTCGGCAATTCGACGGTCTCGTATGCGATGCAGATGGCACCCGAGTCCACCATTGCTCGGGTCAGTTCCTCGCTGGCAGCAAAGTGGAAGTAGGTGAACAGGACCTGACCCGGTCGGATGCGGGGGTATTCCTCCGGCAAGGGTTCCTTCACCTTTACAATCATCTCGGAGGTGCTCCACACCTCTTCGACGCTGCCGATCTTGGCTCCGGCCGCTTCGTACTCGGCGTTCTCTACATGTGTCCCGCTGCCCGCGCCGTCCTCGATGACGACCTGATGACCGTGCTTGACCAAGGCTTCGACGCCTGCGGGGGTCATGCCGACACGGTACTCGTCCGCCTTCCGCTCGCGCGGCACTCCGATTCTCATCTTCCCAAACCTCTCCTACACGCGCGCATCGTTGCGCAGCATTACTGAACGCCCAGATTATGACAGCGGGCGAGGCCGGCATACTCCTGGGCGAAAAGAACGGGGCTACCGCCCGTGTGCCAGAACAATACCTTCTCGCTGCGGCCCACCTTGCCCTGTCGGATGTCCGCTAGCAGCCCAGCGAACGCCTTGCCCGAATAGACCGGGTCCAGAAACACGCCTTCCGTGCGTGCCAACAGGCGGATGGCTTCGATTCCTTCCTCGGATGGAATGGCGTAGCCCTCCCCGATGTGCGTTGCATCGCAGTGGAAGTCTCCCTCTAGGAAGCGTTCGGGCAGACCCAGCAGCTCGCAGATGCCGTTGGCCATAGTGGCTAGGTAGGGCTCCGGCGGCCGGGTGAGGTCCACCAACACTCCGGTAACGCGCATCTTCGAACCCGCCAGCTTCAGCCCCGCGACCATGCCGGCTTGCGTGCTGAGGCTGGAGCTGGCATGATAGACTCGGTCGAAGCTCTCTCCCTGCTCCAGAAGCTCAATGGCCGCGTTCACGTAGCCTAGCGCTCCCAAGGGGGTGGAGCCGCCGACCGGGATCAAATACGGCTTCCTGCCTTCTGCGGTTAGCCGGTCTCGCAGCGCCTCGGAGGCCCTTCGCAGGTCGCCCCACGAGATGGCTCCGAGGTACTCCACCTCGGCACCCAGCCAATCGAATAGTGTCTGGTTGCCCGTGCCCGACGGCGGGCCACCGGTGAGCAGCAGCTTGCAGGGCAGCCCACATGCGGCTGCCGCGGCCGCGGTCTGGCGAGCGTGGTTACTCTGCTGGGCGCCGCAAGTGATGATATCGGTCGCAGGTTCCACCATCGCGGCGCCCATCAGGAACTCCAGCTTCCGGCTCTTGTTGCCGCCCATGCCGAACCCGGTCATGTCGTCGCGCTTGATCCACAGCTCCGGCCCACCGAGATGCTCGGACAGACGCGTGAGGGGGTGAAGCGGGGTCGGGAGTTGACAGAAACGGATGCGCGGGACTGCATCGAGTCGGGTCCGCAGATCCGATGCGCTCATGGAGCTATTCTACCGCAGGAATCGCGTGCGGATTGTGATATGATGACGCAAGGAGTTACGATGCTCGTTCGTGAACCTTGCCCAGCGTGCGGCCGCGAGACGCTCGCAGGCAGCGGGCGCTGCGAATGGTGCAACGCACCGCTGCAGAAAAAGCCATCGGCTACGCCCCCGCCCCCTCCGGGGATACGCGGTCCCCTAGTGAACAAGGCGGTACGACGAAATCGAACTTGGGCTGTTGTCCTGGACATCGTCGGCGGGCTTTTTCTGCTCTGGGGCCTCTCGGAGGTGATCGGACCCTGGCTGTCCGGAGACCTTGCGATCAGCATCTTACTCACCCCCTGTGCACTCATCAGTTCTCTCGGTCCCTTTTGCATTGCTGCCATGGCACTGGGAATGGGCTACGGCTTGCATCGGCGTGTAAGTGCAGCGACACGTTGCAGGGCGTGCCGGCGCAGCCTCGTGCTGATCGGAGTCCAGGACAGCAATCCACACAACCCGGAGGAAGGCTACACGGAGTATCTGTACCGGTGTCCTAACTGCGGCCTCGAGAGCACCGTGGTGGATGCATGATGTCACAACGCCCGCTTGCCAGCCGGGCCGTCCGCCGTAATAGTGTACTTGCGCTCGCACTCTAT
Protein-coding sequences here:
- the ald gene encoding alanine dehydrogenase: MRIGVPRERKADEYRVGMTPAGVEALVKHGHQVVIEDGAGSGTHVENAEYEAAGAKIGSVEEVWSTSEMIVKVKEPLPEEYPRIRPGQVLFTYFHFAASEELTRAMVDSGAICIAYETVELPNGDLPLLIPMSEVAGRLAVQAGAKYLERPFGGRGVLLSGVPGVKPATVTIIGGGVVGINSAKVAAGFGANVYILDVDLPRLRYLDDVMGHNVSTIYSTPQAIRKLLPETDLLIGAVYLTGTRTPVLLSRDMLKLMRPGSLLVDVCVDQGGMAETTRPTTHSNPTYVVDGVVHYCVANMPGAVAETSTYALTNATTPYVIQLADKGYPKALLENPALAKGLNVAGGKVTLASIAEQFGYPYVTPEVALASNASMA
- a CDS encoding S9 family peptidase, whose product is MKRALPLLAIALVCSSLAQTTRLQYPPAPTSDHVDVLHGVRVPDPYRPLEDMESPTTKAWIEAQNRLTRSFLDQVPERDRILARLTSLLKYERYGVPWKEGGRYFYTRNDGLQNQSVLLVSDSLKASPRVLLDPNSMSEGGVDRMGGYSVTRDGKYLAYNRSRAGSDWIEWRVRDVDTGKDLPDVIEWSKFSGASWRRDGKGFYYSRYDEPKPGEEMSGTNYYQKVYFHLLGTPQSADKLIYHIPEHKDWGVGGDVTDDGRYLILGVSLGGRLENHVYYRDMNDGKVVKLLADGDARYWFVGNDGPVFWFQTDLGAPNMRVIAVDIRRPERKNWKTIIAERNEPLRSVSVVGNRFFATYLRDTITVVRMYSLRGRFLGEVVLPGQGAVGGFGGRREYTETFYTYTDNKTPTVVYRYDIRTGKSTVFRKPKLDFDPDAYESKLVFYRSKDGTRIPMYITHKKGIKLDGSNPTLLSGYGGFNAAISPGFSVGKLVWMEMGGVFANPGIRGGGEYGKKWHDAGRKLNKQNCFDDFIAAAEWLIAQGYTSTPKLAIAGGSNGGLLVGACMTQRPDLFGACLPGVGVLDMLRFHKFTIGWAWVSDYGSPDDPKEFRALYAYSPYHNVRKGVAYPPTLVTTGERDDRVVPLHSFKFAAALQAAQAGEAPILLRVETQSGHGSSNLTKYLESQADEYAFLIRVLGMKVQGPVGGLR
- a CDS encoding D-cysteine desulfhydrase family protein, translating into MSASDLRTRLDAVPRIRFCQLPTPLHPLTRLSEHLGGPELWIKRDDMTGFGMGGNKSRKLEFLMGAAMVEPATDIITCGAQQSNHARQTAAAAAACGLPCKLLLTGGPPSGTGNQTLFDWLGAEVEYLGAISWGDLRRASEALRDRLTAEGRKPYLIPVGGSTPLGALGYVNAAIELLEQGESFDRVYHASSSLSTQAGMVAGLKLAGSKMRVTGVLVDLTRPPEPYLATMANGICELLGLPERFLEGDFHCDATHIGEGYAIPSEEGIEAIRLLARTEGVFLDPVYSGKAFAGLLADIRQGKVGRSEKVLFWHTGGSPVLFAQEYAGLARCHNLGVQ